One part of the Brassica napus cultivar Da-Ae unplaced genomic scaffold, Da-Ae ScsIHWf_1230;HRSCAF=1757, whole genome shotgun sequence genome encodes these proteins:
- the LOC125596566 gene encoding E3 ubiquitin-protein ligase BOI-like yields the protein MAVEAHHMNIFSPQLLSDRDCVKLKQDMNHGEFHLPAGEVPFVTGESLAVDPLAKACFNKSENGPTYNFNSSSVLPPSAKRPRGCHLDSDAHFASPVKRRSGAFGLTSSLINAELVSQIQNQQQSEIDQFVAQQTEKLRIEVEARQRTQTRMLASAVQNAIAKKLKEKDDEIVRMRNLNWILQERVKSLYVENQIWREMAQTNEAHANNLRTNLDQVLAQIQTLPIAPTVAEDDAESSSGSCVEGGGAITAVGGGCKRCGEREASVLVLPCRHLCLCTVCGSALLQTCPVCDSVMNASVHVNMSA from the exons ATGGCTGTTGAAGCTCATCACATGAACATTTTCTCTCCTCAGTTGTTATCAGACAG AGATTGTGTTAAACTCAAACAAGACATGAACCACGGCGAGTTTCATCTCCCCGCCGGCGAAGTTCCGTTTGTAACCGGTGAATCTCTCGCCGTAGATCCTTTAGCTAAAGCTTGCTTCAACAAATCAGAAAATGGTCCCACTTACAACTTCAACTCATCCTCTGTTCTTCCTCCGTCCGCAAAACGTCCGAGAGGATGTCACCTTGACTCAGACGCTCATTTCGCGTCTCCGGTTAAACGGAGGTCCGGTGCCTTTGGCTTAACCTCATCGTTGATAAACGCTGAACTCGTGTCTCAGATCCAAAACCAACAACAGTCGGAGATTGATCAGTTCGTAGCTCAACAAACGGAGAAGCTTAGAATAGAGGTTGAAGCTCGTCAGCGAACGCAAACGCGGATGTTAGCGTCTGCGGTTCAAAACGCGATAGCCAAGAAGTTAAAAGAGAAAGACGACGAGATCGTACGTATGAGAAATCTTAATTGGATATTACAAGAGCGAGTCAAGAGTCTTTACGTTGAAAACCAAATATGGCGTGAGATGGCTCAAACCAACGAAGCACACGCTAACAACCTTCGAACAAACCTAGACCAAGTTCTGGCTCAAATCCAAACGTTACCAATCGCACCAACCGTTGCAGAAGACGATGCGGAGTCGAGCAGCGGAAGTTGCGTCGAAGGTGGTGGAGCTATTACTGCGGTTGGTGGTGGTTGCAAGCGGTGTGGTGAGAGAGAAGCGAGTGTGTTGGTGTTACCTTGTCGTCATTTGTGTTTGTGTACCGTTTGTGGTTCGGCTTTGTTACAAACTTGTCCGGTTTGTGATTCGGTCATGAACGCTAGTGTACATGTTAACATGTCTGCTTga